Proteins encoded together in one Solanum lycopersicum chromosome 7, SLM_r2.1 window:
- the LOC101244499 gene encoding topless-related protein 4-like isoform X1, whose product MSSLSRELVFLILQFLDEEKFKDAVHKLEQESGFYFNMRHFDEMVGNGEWDEVEKYLSGFTKVDDNRYSMKIFFEIRKQKYLEALDRNDRPKAVEILVKDLKVFSAFNEELFKEITQLLTLDNFRDNEQLSKYGDTKSARGIMLLELKKLIEANPLFRDKLTFPSLKNARLRTLINQSLNWQHQLCKSPKPNPDIKTLFVDHSCGPSQPNGARAPSPVTHPLMGAVPKPGVFQALGPHGVTSFQQGPAPLQNALAGWMPNPSQVSHPSASAGPIGFTTPNNAAAAAMLKRPRTPTNNSAVDYQTADSEHMLKRSRPFGVSDEVNNMPINILPGGYSGQSHAQSSYSSDDLPKAFVMTLNQGSSVKSMDFHPVQQILLLVGTGTGEVMLWELGSRERIANRNFKIWDLSQCSVALQASMASEYSAAVNRVMWSPDGTLFGVAFSKHLVHVYSYHGGDDLRNHLEIEAHSGSVNDLAFSYPNKQICIVTCGDDRLIKVWDAATGAKQYTFEGHEAPVYSVCPHHKESIQFIFSTAIDGKIKAWLYDNVGSRVDYDAPGHSSTTMAYSADGTRLFSCGTNKEGESYLVEWNESEGAVKRTFSGLGKRAGGVVQFDTTKNRFLAAGDEFMIKFWEMDSVNLLTTTDADGGLPASPCLRFNKEGMLLAVSTSDNGLKILANADGVRLLRSMENRPFDASRVSSASAVKPSMVGSFGPPSTSVAASFVDRAVPMTSMNGESRNLGDARPRAAEEPVDKSKIWKPTEINEPSQCRSLKLPDSATTPRVTRLIYTNSGYAILALAANAVHKLWKWPRNDRHPTGKANASIVPQLWQPASGTLMTNDTNDTNPEEVVPCFALSKNDSYVMSASGGKISLFNMMTFKTMTTFMPAPPAATFLAFHPQDNNVIAIGMDDSSIQIYNVRVDEVKTKLKGHQKRITGLAFSNSLNVLISAGADSQLCVWSSDTWEKQTSKYLQIPAGRAAAPQADTRVQFHQDQTQLLVVHETQIAIFEAPKLECLKQWVPREVTGPITHATYSCDSQSIFVSFEDASVGVLSAYTLRWRCRINPTSYLPANPSARVHPLVIAAHPSDPNQFALGLNDGAVIVLEPLEAEGKWGMLPPADNGNGPSTSGAANSDQPQR is encoded by the exons ATGTCTTCGCTGAGTAGAGAGCTTGTGTTTTTGATACTACAGTTTCTGGATGAGGAGAAATTCAAAGATGCTGTTCACAA ATTGGAGCAAGAGTCTGGGTTTTACTTTAACATGAGGCATTTTGATGAAATGGTGGGGAATGGAGAATGGGATGAAGTGGAAAAGTACTTATCTGGGTTCACTAAGGTTGATGATAATAGATACtccatgaaaattttcttcGAGATCCGAAAGCAAAAGTATCTTGAAGCTCTGGATAG gAATGACCGTCCTAAAGCTGTTGAGATCCTAGTTAAGGACTTGAAGGTGTTTTCGGCGTTTAATGAAGAGCTTTTCAAAGAAATAACACAACTTTTGACTCTTGACAACTTTAG GGATAACGAGCAATTATCCAAATATGGAGATACTAAGTCTGCTAGGGGTATAATGCTTCTGGAACTCAAGAAATTGATAGAAGCAAATCCCCTTTTTCGTGATAAGCTGACCTTTCCTTCCTTGAAGAATGCAAGACTGCGAACGTTAATCAACCAGAG TTTGAACTGGCAGCATCAGCTTTGCAAGAGCCCGAAGCCTAATCCTGACATAAAGACCTTATTTGTGGACCATTCTTGTGGTCCTTCACAGCCAAATGGTGCACGTGCTCCGTCTCCTGTAACCCATCCACTCATGGGAGCTGTTCCAAAGCCGGGGGTTTTTCAAGCTTTGGGTCCTCATGGTGTAACT TCTTTCCAGCAAGGACCTGCTCCTCTGCAAAATGCTCTTGCTGGGTGGATGCCTAATCCTTCCCAAGTCTCTCATCCTTCTGCATCTGCTGGACCAATAGGTTTTACCACTCCAAATAATGCAGCAG CAGCAGCTATGCTAAAACGTCCGAGGACTCCTACAAATAACTCAGCAGTAGACTATCAAACAGCTGACTCGGAGCACATGTTAAAGAGATCAAGACCTTTTGGTGTATCAGATGAA GTAAATAATATGCCTATCAATATTTTGCCTGGTGGATACTCCGGACAAAGCCATGCGCAAAGTTCCTACTCATCAGATGATTTGCCCAAGGCTTTTGTCATGACTCTAAATCAGGGTTCATCAGTCAAGAGTATGGATTTTCATCCGGTGCAGCAGATTTTGCTTCTTG TTGGTACTGGCACAGGAGAGGTTATGCTTTGGGAATTGGGTTCTAGGGAGAGGATTGCTAACAgaaatttcaagatttgggatctTTCACAATGTTCAGTGGCTCTACAG GCATCTATGGCAAGTGAGTACTCTGCAGCAGTTAACCGTGTAATGTGGAGTCCTGATGGTACTCTGTTTG GTGTTGCATTCTCTAAGCACCTTGTGCATGTCTATTCATATCACGGTGGCGATGATCTTAGAAACCATCTTGAG ATTGAGGCTCATTCAGGAAGTGTCAACGATCTTGCCTTTTCCTACCCTAACAAACAGATTTGTATTGTAACCTGTGGGGATGACAGGCTTATTAAG GTGTGGGATGCTGCGACAGGGGCTAAGCAATATACTTTTGAGGGCCATGAGGCACCAGTCTATTCAGTATGTCCACATCACAAAGAAAGTATTCAG TTTATCTTCTCAACTGCAATTGATGGGAAAATAAAGGCGTGGTTATACGACAACGTGGGTTCAAGAGTTGACTATGATGCACCAGGTCATTCATCAACCACAATGGCCTATAGTGCTGATGGAACAAG GTTATTTTCATGTGGGACTAACAAAGAAGGAGAGTCATATCTTGTTGAATGGAATGAAAGTGAAGGAGCTGTAAAGCGTACATTTAGTGGTCTGGGGAAGCGAGCAGGTGGGGTAGTGCAATTTGACACTACCAAAAACAGATTTTTGGCAGCTGGTGATGAATTCATGATCAAATTTTGGGAAATGGACAGTGTTAACTTACTGACAACTACTGACGCTGACGGTGGCTTACCG GCTTCTCCTTGCCTCCGATTTAACAAGGAAGGAATGTTGTTGGCTGTTTCGACGAGTGACAATGGGCTAAAAATCTTAGCAAATGCAGATGGTGTTAGGCTTTTAAGATCCATGGAAAATCGCCCATTTGATGCTTCTAGAGTATCTTCTGCTTCTGCAGTGAAG CCCTCCATGGTGGGAAGTTTTGGGCCACCTAGTACTTCTGTTGCTGCAAGCTTTGTAGATAGAGCAGTGCCGATGACATCCATG AATGGTGAAAGTCGCAATTTAGGTGATGCAAGGCCAAGAGCTGCAGAAGAGCCTGTTGATAAATCTAAAATATGGAAACCGACTGAAATTAATGAACCATCACAGTGCAGATCACTGAAGCTTCCTGACAGTGCAACAACACCGAGG GTTACAAGGTTGATATATACAAATTCAGGATACGCTATATTGGCATTAGCTGCTAATGCTGTGCACAAACTTTGGAAATGGCCCAGAAATGACCGACACCCGACAGGGAAG GCTAATGCAAGTATTGTCCCACAACTGTGGCAACCTGCAAGTGGGACACTGATGACAAATGATACTAATGACACAAATCCTGAAGAGGTTGTTCCGTGTTTTGCACTCTCAAAGAATGACTCCTACGTCATGTCAGCTTCTGGAGGGAAAATATCATTGTTCAATATGATGACTTTTAAG ACTATGACAACATTTATGCCCGCCCCACCCGCAGCAACCTTTTTGGCATTTCATCCTCAAGATAACAATGTTATTGCCATAGGAATGGATGACTCCTCCATCCAGATATATAATGTCCGAGTTGACGAG GTAAAGACAAAGCTCAAAGGACATCAGAAAAGAATAACTGGGCTTGCCTTTTCGAATTCTCTCAACGTGCTTATATCTGCAGGAGCAGATTCTCAG CTGTGTGTTTGGAGCAGTGATACTTGGGAGAAGCAAACAAGCAAATACTTGCAGATTCCTGCTGGGCGTGCGGCTGCTCCTCAAGCAGATACTCGTGTACAATTTCACCAGGATCAGACACAATTGTTGGTAGTGCACGAAACACAGATAGCCATATTTGAAGCTCCTAAACTGGAGTGCCTCAAACAG TGGGTACCTAGAGAAGTAACTGGGCCAATTACACATGCAACATATTCTTGTGATAGCCAGTCTATATTTGTTAGTTTCGAAGATGCAAGTGTAGGTGTTCTCAGTGCTTATACACTGCGTTGGAGATGTCGGATCAATCCTACTTCGTACCTTCCCGCTAATCCAAG TGCAAGGGTGCATCCACTTGTTATCGCTGCACATCCATCTGACCCGAATCAGTTTGCATTGGGACTCAACGATGGTGCTGTAATTGTACTTGAGCCGCTTGAGGCTGAAGGTAAATGGGGAATGTTGCCCCCAGCTGATAATGGTAATGGGCCAAGCACTTCAGGTGCTGCAAATTCAGATCAACCTCAAAGGTAG
- the LOC101244499 gene encoding topless-related protein 4-like isoform X2: MSSLSRELVFLILQFLDEEKFKDAVHKLEQESGFYFNMRHFDEMVGNGEWDEVEKYLSGFTKVDDNRYSMKIFFEIRKQKYLEALDRNDRPKAVEILVKDLKVFSAFNEELFKEITQLLTLDNFRDNEQLSKYGDTKSARGIMLLELKKLIEANPLFRDKLTFPSLKNARLRTLINQSLNWQHQLCKSPKPNPDIKTLFVDHSCGPSQPNGARAPSPVTHPLMGAVPKPGVFQALGPHGVTSFQQGPAPLQNALAGWMPNPSQVSHPSASAGPIGFTTPNNAAAAMLKRPRTPTNNSAVDYQTADSEHMLKRSRPFGVSDEVNNMPINILPGGYSGQSHAQSSYSSDDLPKAFVMTLNQGSSVKSMDFHPVQQILLLVGTGTGEVMLWELGSRERIANRNFKIWDLSQCSVALQASMASEYSAAVNRVMWSPDGTLFGVAFSKHLVHVYSYHGGDDLRNHLEIEAHSGSVNDLAFSYPNKQICIVTCGDDRLIKVWDAATGAKQYTFEGHEAPVYSVCPHHKESIQFIFSTAIDGKIKAWLYDNVGSRVDYDAPGHSSTTMAYSADGTRLFSCGTNKEGESYLVEWNESEGAVKRTFSGLGKRAGGVVQFDTTKNRFLAAGDEFMIKFWEMDSVNLLTTTDADGGLPASPCLRFNKEGMLLAVSTSDNGLKILANADGVRLLRSMENRPFDASRVSSASAVKPSMVGSFGPPSTSVAASFVDRAVPMTSMNGESRNLGDARPRAAEEPVDKSKIWKPTEINEPSQCRSLKLPDSATTPRVTRLIYTNSGYAILALAANAVHKLWKWPRNDRHPTGKANASIVPQLWQPASGTLMTNDTNDTNPEEVVPCFALSKNDSYVMSASGGKISLFNMMTFKTMTTFMPAPPAATFLAFHPQDNNVIAIGMDDSSIQIYNVRVDEVKTKLKGHQKRITGLAFSNSLNVLISAGADSQLCVWSSDTWEKQTSKYLQIPAGRAAAPQADTRVQFHQDQTQLLVVHETQIAIFEAPKLECLKQWVPREVTGPITHATYSCDSQSIFVSFEDASVGVLSAYTLRWRCRINPTSYLPANPSARVHPLVIAAHPSDPNQFALGLNDGAVIVLEPLEAEGKWGMLPPADNGNGPSTSGAANSDQPQR; the protein is encoded by the exons ATGTCTTCGCTGAGTAGAGAGCTTGTGTTTTTGATACTACAGTTTCTGGATGAGGAGAAATTCAAAGATGCTGTTCACAA ATTGGAGCAAGAGTCTGGGTTTTACTTTAACATGAGGCATTTTGATGAAATGGTGGGGAATGGAGAATGGGATGAAGTGGAAAAGTACTTATCTGGGTTCACTAAGGTTGATGATAATAGATACtccatgaaaattttcttcGAGATCCGAAAGCAAAAGTATCTTGAAGCTCTGGATAG gAATGACCGTCCTAAAGCTGTTGAGATCCTAGTTAAGGACTTGAAGGTGTTTTCGGCGTTTAATGAAGAGCTTTTCAAAGAAATAACACAACTTTTGACTCTTGACAACTTTAG GGATAACGAGCAATTATCCAAATATGGAGATACTAAGTCTGCTAGGGGTATAATGCTTCTGGAACTCAAGAAATTGATAGAAGCAAATCCCCTTTTTCGTGATAAGCTGACCTTTCCTTCCTTGAAGAATGCAAGACTGCGAACGTTAATCAACCAGAG TTTGAACTGGCAGCATCAGCTTTGCAAGAGCCCGAAGCCTAATCCTGACATAAAGACCTTATTTGTGGACCATTCTTGTGGTCCTTCACAGCCAAATGGTGCACGTGCTCCGTCTCCTGTAACCCATCCACTCATGGGAGCTGTTCCAAAGCCGGGGGTTTTTCAAGCTTTGGGTCCTCATGGTGTAACT TCTTTCCAGCAAGGACCTGCTCCTCTGCAAAATGCTCTTGCTGGGTGGATGCCTAATCCTTCCCAAGTCTCTCATCCTTCTGCATCTGCTGGACCAATAGGTTTTACCACTCCAAATAATGCAGCAG CAGCTATGCTAAAACGTCCGAGGACTCCTACAAATAACTCAGCAGTAGACTATCAAACAGCTGACTCGGAGCACATGTTAAAGAGATCAAGACCTTTTGGTGTATCAGATGAA GTAAATAATATGCCTATCAATATTTTGCCTGGTGGATACTCCGGACAAAGCCATGCGCAAAGTTCCTACTCATCAGATGATTTGCCCAAGGCTTTTGTCATGACTCTAAATCAGGGTTCATCAGTCAAGAGTATGGATTTTCATCCGGTGCAGCAGATTTTGCTTCTTG TTGGTACTGGCACAGGAGAGGTTATGCTTTGGGAATTGGGTTCTAGGGAGAGGATTGCTAACAgaaatttcaagatttgggatctTTCACAATGTTCAGTGGCTCTACAG GCATCTATGGCAAGTGAGTACTCTGCAGCAGTTAACCGTGTAATGTGGAGTCCTGATGGTACTCTGTTTG GTGTTGCATTCTCTAAGCACCTTGTGCATGTCTATTCATATCACGGTGGCGATGATCTTAGAAACCATCTTGAG ATTGAGGCTCATTCAGGAAGTGTCAACGATCTTGCCTTTTCCTACCCTAACAAACAGATTTGTATTGTAACCTGTGGGGATGACAGGCTTATTAAG GTGTGGGATGCTGCGACAGGGGCTAAGCAATATACTTTTGAGGGCCATGAGGCACCAGTCTATTCAGTATGTCCACATCACAAAGAAAGTATTCAG TTTATCTTCTCAACTGCAATTGATGGGAAAATAAAGGCGTGGTTATACGACAACGTGGGTTCAAGAGTTGACTATGATGCACCAGGTCATTCATCAACCACAATGGCCTATAGTGCTGATGGAACAAG GTTATTTTCATGTGGGACTAACAAAGAAGGAGAGTCATATCTTGTTGAATGGAATGAAAGTGAAGGAGCTGTAAAGCGTACATTTAGTGGTCTGGGGAAGCGAGCAGGTGGGGTAGTGCAATTTGACACTACCAAAAACAGATTTTTGGCAGCTGGTGATGAATTCATGATCAAATTTTGGGAAATGGACAGTGTTAACTTACTGACAACTACTGACGCTGACGGTGGCTTACCG GCTTCTCCTTGCCTCCGATTTAACAAGGAAGGAATGTTGTTGGCTGTTTCGACGAGTGACAATGGGCTAAAAATCTTAGCAAATGCAGATGGTGTTAGGCTTTTAAGATCCATGGAAAATCGCCCATTTGATGCTTCTAGAGTATCTTCTGCTTCTGCAGTGAAG CCCTCCATGGTGGGAAGTTTTGGGCCACCTAGTACTTCTGTTGCTGCAAGCTTTGTAGATAGAGCAGTGCCGATGACATCCATG AATGGTGAAAGTCGCAATTTAGGTGATGCAAGGCCAAGAGCTGCAGAAGAGCCTGTTGATAAATCTAAAATATGGAAACCGACTGAAATTAATGAACCATCACAGTGCAGATCACTGAAGCTTCCTGACAGTGCAACAACACCGAGG GTTACAAGGTTGATATATACAAATTCAGGATACGCTATATTGGCATTAGCTGCTAATGCTGTGCACAAACTTTGGAAATGGCCCAGAAATGACCGACACCCGACAGGGAAG GCTAATGCAAGTATTGTCCCACAACTGTGGCAACCTGCAAGTGGGACACTGATGACAAATGATACTAATGACACAAATCCTGAAGAGGTTGTTCCGTGTTTTGCACTCTCAAAGAATGACTCCTACGTCATGTCAGCTTCTGGAGGGAAAATATCATTGTTCAATATGATGACTTTTAAG ACTATGACAACATTTATGCCCGCCCCACCCGCAGCAACCTTTTTGGCATTTCATCCTCAAGATAACAATGTTATTGCCATAGGAATGGATGACTCCTCCATCCAGATATATAATGTCCGAGTTGACGAG GTAAAGACAAAGCTCAAAGGACATCAGAAAAGAATAACTGGGCTTGCCTTTTCGAATTCTCTCAACGTGCTTATATCTGCAGGAGCAGATTCTCAG CTGTGTGTTTGGAGCAGTGATACTTGGGAGAAGCAAACAAGCAAATACTTGCAGATTCCTGCTGGGCGTGCGGCTGCTCCTCAAGCAGATACTCGTGTACAATTTCACCAGGATCAGACACAATTGTTGGTAGTGCACGAAACACAGATAGCCATATTTGAAGCTCCTAAACTGGAGTGCCTCAAACAG TGGGTACCTAGAGAAGTAACTGGGCCAATTACACATGCAACATATTCTTGTGATAGCCAGTCTATATTTGTTAGTTTCGAAGATGCAAGTGTAGGTGTTCTCAGTGCTTATACACTGCGTTGGAGATGTCGGATCAATCCTACTTCGTACCTTCCCGCTAATCCAAG TGCAAGGGTGCATCCACTTGTTATCGCTGCACATCCATCTGACCCGAATCAGTTTGCATTGGGACTCAACGATGGTGCTGTAATTGTACTTGAGCCGCTTGAGGCTGAAGGTAAATGGGGAATGTTGCCCCCAGCTGATAATGGTAATGGGCCAAGCACTTCAGGTGCTGCAAATTCAGATCAACCTCAAAGGTAG